Below is a genomic region from Belonocnema kinseyi isolate 2016_QV_RU_SX_M_011 chromosome 4, B_treatae_v1, whole genome shotgun sequence.
tctgttgggtaaagttatgttaaataagttgatatcagacaagggttgattcttcacagttgttgacatgtttttgaactgaaaatttgcatcactggcattattttgaaatttatttgcctcagtgcatgatttttcgttattgtttgaggttatggctcaaccgtgacgtgatgggtgatttttgatgccgcaattgaattcagcgccccaaaatccataggaatacgtgtgtcttgttaccagatccgcacactttttttattggtaaaaaacttTGGNNNNNNNNNNNNNNNNNNNNNNNNNNNNNNNNNNNNNNNNNNNNNNNNNNNNNNNNNNNNNNNNNNNNNNNNNNNNNNNNNNNNNNNNNNNNNNNNNNNNattattttgaaatttatttgcctcagtgcatgatttttcgtcattttttgaggttatggctcaaccatgacgtgatggatgatttttgataccgaatttgaaatcAGCGCCCCAAACtgcataggaatacgtgtgtcttgttaccagatccgcacactttttttttgtgtggctgtgttatcaaatTTGGCACACATATTCTTCAGGCTCAAAGCAGGTCGTAAGAGTTGGGAGTGGGCACGCGAAAGGTTAAGGCAGGCGGGGAAGGGGGCACATGTGCAGTTTTTGATGAATCAGCATTAGATTTTTCACATATATTCTTTAGGTTCCGGTCAGGTTGTCAGAATATTGAAGGATGATGGAGTGTAGGGGGAGAGagtacagtttttgaaatatataaaattaagtgTCCTAAAACGTATGATCTTCATAAGAATCCCGATTTTGATAATTAGCACCgcatttttcacacatattctttgggcttctAGGCAGGTCATGAGAGTATGGGGAGGGGGGGTAGGAGATATTAAGATGAGGAAGGGGGCACAAACGTAGTTCTTCACTAATCGGCAgtaaatttttcacgaattttcTTTGTGCCCCCGGATAGATCATAagaaaatttggtggaaaataaaatgagaggggggggggcagtttttgaaatctactatataaatttcaaatttgtaaagtCTTTTTGCAGGCTATATTAGAATTTCAcgacttatttcaaaattttaaatattggattCCATCACtggagtataattttttaaattaaaaccattaACATTTTCTGTATTTGAGCTCATATTTCTGTTTTACGTTCTCAGAGTCTTTTCAAAGTTcagttcaaatttcactgtagacttcgcatttttcaaaaccaaattatgCGATTTCAGTACGAgtcttatgatttaaaattcgaaaacgcctttttcattttatgttttttagtttttaattcttttttcacatttAGAGTTCTCCTTAAGCtgtgtacaaatttaaaaagtgatttgtaatttttggaaactgaattggacaacttaaatacaattatacaatcaaaattcgaaaaatacagtttcgatgttctgtattcaattttttatttctatttctattttaccTTCTAGGAGTTTTTTTCAAGCTTActtcaaatttcactatcgacttcacattttcaaaccagaattatgcaatatacaacttttatgCCATTTCCGTTTGTTCTCGATTCATAGTATTAATGATAGCGGGCTTCCCGCGGCGGCGAAGCCGCCAACACAAGGCATGGttagtataatataatatttaaaaaaaaatgtttatctcacAAATTATTATAATGTTTATATGGATTGGAATAATTACATGGTATTGTATTGAACTTGATGATGCGTGTTTAGAAGATTGAGGTTAATCAAAGTATTTATGGATATCAATACACTCAGAATTTATTAGTATTAaatacattcctttttgacatttacATGCAGAAAAGCCATGTGTATTACCGCCTGCAGCCGGATTTTGATCAAAAGCCCTCCAATTTGCTTGAACATATGGCCAAGGGAaaagaaaactgcagaaaacattTCCGAGCGCAGCCAGTACTGACTGTTATAGATTATAATTTACCAAAGCACGTATGGGCGTCTTCCACAAGCTTATtcgttttactttttaattttttaataatttttgcactGCACTCTTTCGTCGACTGTAAACAAACAgaacaatattatttatattttgttttgacaAACATATTTAACAAACATATTTGACAAACCAACCCtattgaaggattaaaaaaatagttcttgtGTACAGGTTGATGTCCAAAAGTTTATAACAGTTTTGCATAAGTGCATCCAATTTTCccaaatcgtttgaaattataTAGAGCATAAATAAGACTTTATCTTTGAGTAACTTATTTAATTATATCACGAAAATTGCAGAATCGttctttcttcaaattattttacactTGTCATATCAGAACTGAAATATTCTTAAGAATTTAATCACGTCCCATATTGCTTCAATATTAATTAGTGTGAAatttatttagtaattatttcgcttttaaattaaataaatgctcAGGATTTTCATCAAAGTAATATTTTGGACATACCTGAAGATTTGCTGGTTTATCCGTTTTACGGTAATCATCATAACATCTCTGAAGTTCATTATAAACCTGCTTAAGAACCACATTGAGCGGGTTATTAAATTTATTCTCACAATCCTCGGTATTTTTTTCCTTCATTTGTGCAGCAGCAGCTGAATCCTAAGTGATgacaaataaatatgaaaattatttattacttttattattatagtaCATTCCTTGAGAACATATTCCTCTCTAGCTTTATTAACGTCTTATACCATAAATTTTCcagtatttgatttttatttaccTTTATAATTacagcaattttattttaaattattttaaaaaaattttaaattactttcttcaaCTGACCTCAACTTCTTTCCTTCTTAGTGCCAGGTAGTTATCTATGTCCGTCTGAGATTGGAGAGATAATGAATCCAGTTCATCTGCATGGATTATCTGTAAAGTTATAAAGCAATTATGAAGGagtgaaacatttataaattacgCGACCATAAAGGGGGGAAAGAGGCAGCAAAAATATCACAGAAAAACAcatgtgagggggggggggctttatcTAATCAAGTGATTTTTATAATTACACATTTAGTTTc
It encodes:
- the LOC117171839 gene encoding uncharacterized protein LOC117171839; translation: MKFTIVFCLLALSAFEIIHADELDSLSLQSQTDIDNYLALRRKEVEDSAAAAQMKEKNTEDCENKFNNPLNVVLKQVYNELQRCYDDYRKTDKPANLQSTKECSAKIIKKLKSKTNKLVEDAHTCFGKL